A DNA window from Hordeum vulgare subsp. vulgare chromosome 1H, MorexV3_pseudomolecules_assembly, whole genome shotgun sequence contains the following coding sequences:
- the LOC123397463 gene encoding organelle RRM domain-containing protein 1, chloroplastic-like: MGRRRQRTSTRVTSEYWLIVMDKPGGEGASKHQMIDCYIQTLAKVLGSEEEAKKYIYNISCERYFGFGCEIDEETSNKLEGIPRVLFVLPDSYVDPEHKDYGGVDFKVKMVNIAGKKLKLAVWDTGASPLFLFFTLQFFLSFFLWLLILISPCPRLGFNRPRLTTPCFFIFPEPPHILLDIQHI, from the exons atggggcggcggcggcagcgcacAAGCACGCGGGTGACAAGTGAG TACTGGCTCATCGTCATGGACAAGCCCGGCGGCGAGGGCGCCTCCAAGCACCAGATGATTGACTGCTACATACAGACCCTCGCCAAGGTCCTCGGAAG CGAGGAGGAGGCCAAGAAGTATATTTACAACATCTCGTGTGAGCGCTACTTTGGGTTTGGGTGTGAGATTGACGAAGAGACATCCAACAAGCTTGAAG GTATTCCTCGTGTTCTTTTTGTGCTCCCTGATTCCTATGTTGACCCTGAACACAAGGACTATGGAG GCGTCGACTTCAAGGTCAAGATGGTTAACATTGCCGGCAAGAAGCTCAAGCTCGCCGTCTGGGACACTGGTGCATCCCCTCTCTTTCTCTTTTTCACCCTGcaattctttctttctttctttctttggttaTTAATATTAATTTCTCCTTGCCCTCGGCTGGGATTCAACCGTCCTAGATTGACAACGCCATGTTTTTTCATCTTTCCTGAACCGCCACATATTCTGTTGGATATTCAACATATCTGA
- the LOC123426737 gene encoding adenine nucleotide transporter BT1, chloroplastic/mitochondrial-like — MSNKGGGVRSQCAEATAADWGCCFLSLSLPPPAPAPPCDADTNGGFNLAWTLHQSFHPPAGLFASVGHKVGVGFPASSSGAASSENLQDPYRKYVSPEAVETSLPVPGDGAGLRGKGKKKAVRIKIKVGNSHLKRLISGGLAGAVSRTVVAPLETIRTHLMVGSNGNSSTEVFESIMKNEGWTGLFRGNFVNVIRVAPSKAIELFAFDTAKKFLTPKSGEEQKIPIPPSLVAGAFAGFSSTLCTYPLELIKTRLTIQRGVYDNFLHAFVKIVREEGPTELYRGLTPSLIGVVPYAATNYFAYDTLKKVYKKMFKTNEIGNVPTLLIGSAAGAISSTATFPLEVARKHMQVGAVSGRKVYKNMLHALLTILEDEGAGGLYRGLGPSCMKLVPAAGISFMCYEACKKILIEEKDE; from the exons ATGAGCAACAAGGGCGGCGGCGTGCGGTCGCAATGCgcggaggcgacggcggcggatTGGGGCTGctgcttcctctccctctccctgccgCCACCCGCACCTGCGCCGCCCTGTGATGCAGATACCAATGGTGGATTCAACCTGGCATGGACCCTCCACCAGTCCTTCCACCCACCCGCCGGTCTCTTCGCCAGCGTCGGCCACAAGGTCGGGGTGGGCTTCCCGGCCTCCTCCTCTGGCGCCGCATCGTCGGAAAACCTCCAAGACCCGTACAGAAAGTACGTTTCACCGGAGGCCGTCGAAACATCCCTGCCGGTGCCGGGTGACGGAGCGGGGCTGCGGGGGAAGGGGAAGAAGAAAGCGGTGAGGATCAAGATTAAGGTTGGGAATTCCCACCTCAAGAGGCTCATCAGCGGGGGGTTAGCAGGAGCAGTGTCAAGGACAGTCGTTGCGCCTTTGGAGACGATTAGGACACATTTGATGGTCGGCAGTAATGGGAATTCATCCACGGAGGTGTTTGAGTCTATCATGAAGAATGAAGGATGGACCGGGTTGTTCCGCGGCAATTTTGTTAATGTCATTCGAGTCGCCCCGAGCAAAGCAATCGAG CTCTTTGCCTTTGATACAGCTAAGAAGTTCCTAACCCCCAAATCTGGGGAAGAACAGAAGATCCCAATCCCTCCTTCACTAGTGGCAGGGGCTTTTGCTGGTTTCAGCTCAACTCTCTGTACATACCCTCTGGAACTAATTAAGACCCGATTAACCATACAG AGAGGTGTGTATGATAACTTCCTGCATGCATTTGTAAAAATCGTCCGTGAAGAAGGCCCTACTGAGCTGTATAGAGGCTTAACCCCAAGTCTAATCGGAGTGGTGCCATATGCAGCGACCAACTACTTTGCGTATGACACCCTTAAGAAGGTGTACAAGAAAATGTTCAAGACAAATGAAATTGGCAATGTTCCAACCCTGCTCATTGGGTCTGCTGCAGGAGCCATCTCAAGCACTGCCACATTTCCTCTGGAGGTTGCCCGCAAGCACATGCAAGTCGGCGCTGTTAGCGGTCGAAAGGTATACAAGAACATGCTTCATGCTCTCCTGACCATTCTCGAGGATGAAGGGGCTGGGGGCCTCTACAGAGGGCTGGGGCCTAGTTGCATGAAGCTGGTGCCTGCTGCTGGGATTTCATTTATGTGCTACGAAGCTTGCAAGAAGATACTGATTGAGGAAAAGGACGAGTGA
- the LOC123426745 gene encoding uncharacterized protein At2g34160-like, producing the protein MSGDAAEAQRTRAANGSGSGGSSNRIQVSNTKKPLFFYVNLAKRYMQQHGEVELSALGMAIATVVTVAEILKNNGFGVETRIRTSTVEIKDEMRGRPIQKAKIEIVLQKSDKFDELMATAAAEAAAEDEEEQT; encoded by the exons ATGTCGGGCGACGCGGCGGAGGCGCAGAGGACGAGGGCCGCcaacggcagcggcagcggcgggAGCAGCAACCGGATTCAGGTGTCCAACACCAAGAAACCCCTCTTCTTCTACGTCAACCTCGCCAAG AGGTACATGCAGCAGCATGGCGAGGTCGAGCTCTCGGCGCTCGGCATGG CCATAGCGACGGTCGTGACCGTGGCAGAGATTCTGAAGAACAATGGCTTCGGTGTCGAGACAA GGATTAGGACATCCACTGTGGAAATCAAGGATGAGATGAGAGGGCGGCCAATCCAAAAGGCTAAG ATTGAGATAGTGCTGCAGAAAAGTGACAAGTTTGATGAGCTGATGGCCACAGCTGCGGCGGAGGCAGCAGCAGAAGACGAGGAGGAGCAGACCTAG